A region from the Mucilaginibacter sp. CSA2-8R genome encodes:
- a CDS encoding ankyrin repeat domain-containing protein translates to MIPINDLVIPAARKGEVAVLQELIRQQADLNIQDEKGFTPLIIACYNNQPEAAKVLLEAGADVNKADMGGNTALMGAAFKGYPEVAELLISHGADLNRQHGNGGTALMFAAMFGRNNMVKLLLDAGANKTIPDARGLTAYDLAIQQNNQEAIQLLQ, encoded by the coding sequence ATGATACCTATAAATGATCTGGTGATACCTGCTGCACGTAAAGGCGAGGTAGCCGTGTTGCAAGAATTGATCAGGCAGCAAGCCGACCTTAATATACAGGATGAAAAGGGATTTACCCCGCTTATCATAGCGTGCTATAACAACCAACCAGAAGCTGCAAAGGTACTGTTAGAAGCTGGTGCAGATGTAAACAAGGCCGACATGGGTGGCAACACTGCGCTAATGGGCGCGGCCTTTAAAGGTTACCCGGAAGTTGCCGAACTGCTTATAAGCCACGGTGCAGATTTAAACCGCCAGCATGGTAACGGCGGTACAGCTTTGATGTTTGCTGCTATGTTTGGCCGCAACAACATGGTTAAGCTGTTGCTCGATGCCGGCGCAAACAAGACAATACCCGACGCGCGTGGGTTAACAGCCTATGATTTGGCAATACAACAAAACAACCAGGAGGCTATCCAGCTTCTGCAATAG